In the genome of Nonlabens sp. MB-3u-79, one region contains:
- a CDS encoding DUF6095 family protein, protein MEQTSTDREVLVKGIKRLAISVLFLFAGPILIYKGAGSEHPIIFLMPGIAFAILAVVLIFQGINLILDSMFKSNKTR, encoded by the coding sequence ATGGAACAAACATCAACTGACAGAGAAGTTCTCGTAAAAGGAATTAAAAGACTCGCTATAAGTGTTTTATTCCTTTTTGCTGGCCCTATTCTTATTTATAAAGGAGCTGGATCAGAGCATCCTATTATATTTTTAATGCCGGGAATAGCCTTTGCCATCCTAGCGGTTGTTTTAATTTTTCAAGGAATCAATTTGATTTTAGATTCCATGTTCAAATCTAATAAAACCAGATAA
- the murQ gene encoding N-acetylmuramic acid 6-phosphate etherase: MAFKKITEQDSYYNDLEKMSTRELLESINKEDQTVATAVEKVIPKIEALVLIIVKKMSSGGRLFYIGAGTSGRLGILDASECPPTFGVRDDKIIGLIAGGDLAIRKAVENAEDDSQQAFKDLQNFHIDRNDVVIGIAASGTTPYVIGGLEHCNTMGITTACITCNEGSPLDKVASFPIVVTVGPEFVTGSSRMKAGTAQKMILNMISTSVMIQLGHVKGNKMVDMQLSNNKLVDRGTRMIMEATGVEYEIARQLLLDHGSVRNAIAQQGIC; the protein is encoded by the coding sequence ATGGCATTCAAAAAAATTACAGAACAAGATTCTTATTACAATGATCTGGAAAAGATGAGTACCAGAGAATTGTTAGAAAGCATCAATAAGGAAGATCAAACTGTGGCGACCGCAGTGGAGAAAGTGATTCCTAAAATAGAAGCTTTAGTACTTATTATCGTTAAGAAAATGTCTAGTGGCGGTAGACTTTTTTATATAGGTGCAGGAACCAGTGGTCGACTAGGAATACTAGATGCCAGTGAATGCCCTCCTACTTTTGGTGTAAGGGATGATAAAATCATAGGCCTTATAGCTGGTGGTGATCTAGCAATAAGAAAAGCTGTAGAAAATGCTGAAGACGATTCTCAACAAGCTTTTAAAGACTTGCAAAACTTTCATATCGATCGAAATGATGTGGTCATAGGCATCGCTGCTAGCGGCACTACTCCTTATGTTATAGGTGGATTAGAGCATTGCAATACAATGGGCATCACTACGGCATGCATTACTTGCAATGAAGGGAGCCCGTTGGATAAAGTAGCCTCTTTTCCAATTGTTGTTACTGTAGGTCCAGAGTTTGTAACCGGCAGTAGTAGAATGAAAGCTGGAACAGCTCAGAAAATGATTCTCAATATGATAAGCACTAGTGTCATGATACAATTAGGTCATGTAAAGGGTAATAAAATGGTCGATATGCAGTTAAGTAATAACAAACTCGTAGATCGTGGAACACGTATGATTATGGAAGCGACTGGAGTTGAATATGAGATAGCACGACAATTACTACTCGATCACGGTAGTGTAAGAAATGCAATTGCTCAACAAGGAATTTGTTAA
- a CDS encoding OstA-like protein, giving the protein MKNLIWLLVLCNVCLCIGQTQTNDSLIKVTSAGGGFSQINEELFPGGVVYAGTGKNQVYVQHKGIQMWCDRAVFYRQDNFIRTFGNVRMNQGDSIRMSSEKAEYNGKTQFAFASGNVDMKNPGTTLKTDSLFFDRAKQQAYYRSGGTVTDTASTLKSRIGRYFIAEKRYQFLENVKVTNPEYTIDSDHLNFYTETGHTYMYGPSTIKGKTSTVYCERGFYDTRADEGYFIKNSRIDYNNRTVTGDSLYFNRARSFASATNNIVVTDTINKSVIKGHYAEVYRAKDSVFITKRAVAISIQNQDSVYIHADKLMVTGPEDDRIVRGFYDVRLFKSDLSGRCDSIITRQSTGLTKMITQPVLWSGKSQLTGDSIHIQSNTKTEKLDSLRVFYNAFIIDQDSSGGFNQIKGKELLGKFNDSSELEVVNVNKNVENLVYSRNEEQQLIGINKGTSGRMEILFDNKEMSIITNLDNVEDITYPPDELPENARTLRGFIWRGDEMIATKEDLFKGKPAPVLTPIQGIPLPQIEEDFFKQDKKFEINENSRLKEKDLKTRATDTPDYIRKKKAGNEG; this is encoded by the coding sequence TTGAAAAATTTAATTTGGCTTCTTGTTTTATGTAATGTGTGCCTATGTATAGGTCAGACGCAAACAAACGATTCCTTGATTAAGGTGACTAGTGCTGGTGGGGGTTTTAGTCAAATAAATGAAGAGCTTTTTCCTGGAGGCGTTGTTTATGCTGGAACCGGTAAGAATCAAGTCTATGTGCAACACAAAGGAATTCAAATGTGGTGTGATCGTGCTGTTTTTTATAGGCAAGATAATTTTATAAGAACTTTCGGAAATGTTCGTATGAATCAAGGCGATTCTATAAGAATGAGTTCTGAAAAAGCAGAATATAATGGTAAGACGCAGTTTGCTTTTGCCAGTGGCAATGTGGATATGAAAAACCCTGGAACTACTTTAAAAACAGACAGCTTATTTTTTGATCGTGCCAAACAACAGGCGTATTACCGAAGCGGTGGTACTGTAACAGATACTGCTAGTACCCTAAAAAGCAGGATAGGACGCTATTTTATTGCCGAGAAAAGATATCAATTTCTCGAAAATGTAAAAGTGACCAATCCAGAATATACCATAGACAGTGATCACCTTAATTTTTATACCGAAACAGGACATACCTATATGTATGGACCCTCCACTATAAAAGGAAAAACAAGTACCGTTTATTGCGAACGAGGTTTTTATGATACCCGAGCAGATGAAGGTTATTTTATAAAAAACTCTAGAATAGATTACAATAACCGTACAGTAACTGGAGACAGCTTGTACTTTAATAGAGCAAGGTCGTTTGCCAGTGCAACCAACAATATAGTGGTGACCGATACCATAAATAAGTCTGTCATAAAAGGCCATTATGCGGAGGTTTATCGGGCAAAAGACTCCGTTTTCATCACCAAGAGAGCTGTTGCTATTTCTATTCAAAATCAAGACAGTGTTTATATACATGCTGATAAATTGATGGTCACCGGCCCAGAAGACGATAGAATTGTAAGAGGCTTTTATGATGTCAGGCTTTTTAAAAGTGATTTAAGTGGCAGGTGTGATTCTATTATTACCAGACAAAGTACCGGACTTACTAAGATGATTACACAACCTGTTTTATGGAGTGGCAAAAGCCAGCTGACAGGGGACAGCATACATATTCAAAGCAATACTAAAACGGAGAAACTCGATAGTTTGCGCGTGTTCTACAACGCTTTTATTATCGATCAAGATAGTAGTGGTGGTTTTAACCAGATCAAAGGAAAAGAACTGCTTGGAAAGTTTAATGATTCCAGCGAACTTGAGGTGGTTAACGTCAATAAAAATGTAGAAAATCTTGTTTATTCTCGTAATGAAGAACAGCAACTTATAGGAATTAATAAAGGAACTAGTGGAAGAATGGAAATACTCTTTGACAATAAAGAGATGTCTATTATAACCAACCTGGACAATGTAGAAGACATCACCTACCCTCCAGACGAGCTGCCTGAGAATGCTCGTACCTTAAGAGGTTTTATCTGGCGCGGGGATGAAATGATAGCAACAAAGGAAGACCTGTTTAAAGGAAAACCAGCTCCAGTACTCACTCCTATTCAAGGAATCCCTTTACCCCAAATAGAAGAAGATTTTTTCAAACAAGACAAAAAGTTTGAGATCAATGAAAATTCCAGATTAAAAGAAAAGGATTTAAAAACAAGAGCTACAGACACCCCTGATTATATTAGAAAAAAGAAAGCAGGAAATGAAGGATGA